Proteins from a single region of Leptospira brenneri:
- a CDS encoding patatin-like phospholipase family protein, translated as MKRIRISKRPALAQYLTLADLFKNLPHTVLREMKENTVREFLVGGEVLFEENSDGNDLYILTAGKLRYEKRGVDGSVRDAGEFKRLDIIGELSLITGEKRSATVKAIRDSELIRVPRDVALSILLKYPESLLQITKIIAERLAHAKTENKTFVPVSRTFSILSSLPKDTLDEIIHKTGLVFLRYGSFCVVDEKFYLERTNELLSLDEKERETWIIRFFSQLESEFDYVFYRLEDKKETSPWIERALRQSDTILFIKDAKDDPNCIHLESLLKLKQLREIKQVLVLLQPDPVVVVPGTIRHLQKRKFNHHFHVHLDRVDSWERLGRGLLGKSIGLSLGGGGAKGFAHLGVLQALEENKTPIDMVSGTSAGAIFAALIAMGESSNGSKEKAKEFWISKDLLNEYTVPVLSLTTGKKYTEAIRHFFGSIQIEDLWIPYFAISTDLSHSEIHVHDRGDLWKAIRASTSIPGVVPPFVDEGVVYVDGGVLDNVPGITLQERGAGKIISVDVFGDIYPDQDKELCAYFDKDNPGVMTNPLVQITNLINFNEILRPKFPPIGDIIIRSILASSRDRIRQTEKISDLFLQIPTNNFGLLDWFAYERLIELGYISSIDKIKRSKEKFINPSLQ; from the coding sequence GTGAAACGAATTCGGATTTCTAAACGTCCTGCTCTGGCACAGTATCTGACTTTGGCAGATCTCTTTAAAAATTTACCGCATACTGTCCTTCGCGAAATGAAGGAAAATACGGTTCGGGAATTTTTAGTGGGTGGTGAGGTATTGTTTGAGGAAAATTCCGATGGGAATGATTTGTACATTTTGACCGCCGGAAAATTGCGTTATGAAAAACGGGGAGTTGATGGTTCTGTTCGTGACGCGGGAGAATTCAAAAGACTCGATATCATTGGAGAACTGAGTCTGATCACGGGGGAAAAACGTTCGGCGACTGTCAAAGCCATTCGAGATTCCGAGCTAATTCGTGTTCCTCGGGATGTGGCTCTTTCCATCCTACTCAAATACCCTGAGAGTCTCTTACAAATCACAAAGATCATCGCAGAACGGCTCGCCCATGCCAAAACGGAGAATAAAACATTTGTTCCTGTTTCCAGAACCTTTTCTATTTTATCCTCTCTACCAAAAGATACTTTGGATGAAATCATTCATAAAACGGGACTTGTTTTTTTAAGGTATGGATCTTTTTGTGTTGTTGATGAAAAGTTTTATTTGGAACGAACAAACGAATTACTTTCGTTAGATGAAAAGGAAAGAGAAACCTGGATCATCCGTTTTTTTTCTCAGCTAGAATCGGAATTTGATTATGTTTTTTATCGATTAGAAGATAAAAAGGAAACTTCTCCTTGGATCGAAAGAGCCCTTCGCCAATCCGATACAATTTTATTTATCAAAGATGCTAAGGACGATCCCAATTGTATACATTTGGAATCATTACTCAAACTCAAACAATTGAGGGAAATTAAACAGGTTTTAGTCCTTCTCCAACCAGACCCAGTGGTTGTGGTTCCTGGAACCATCAGACATCTTCAAAAAAGAAAGTTCAATCATCATTTCCATGTTCATCTAGATCGGGTTGACAGTTGGGAAAGACTAGGGAGAGGACTGCTTGGTAAGTCCATTGGACTTTCTCTTGGTGGAGGGGGAGCCAAAGGATTTGCTCATTTAGGAGTTTTACAGGCTTTAGAAGAAAATAAAACTCCCATCGATATGGTTTCTGGAACAAGTGCCGGTGCAATTTTTGCTGCTCTCATCGCTATGGGTGAATCCAGTAATGGTAGCAAAGAAAAAGCCAAAGAGTTTTGGATCTCCAAAGACTTGTTAAATGAATATACCGTTCCCGTTTTATCTCTCACTACAGGTAAAAAATATACAGAAGCCATTCGGCATTTTTTTGGATCCATTCAAATCGAAGACTTATGGATTCCTTATTTTGCTATCTCCACTGATCTTTCGCATTCTGAAATTCATGTTCATGATAGAGGTGATTTATGGAAAGCGATCCGGGCCAGTACCTCCATTCCTGGGGTTGTTCCTCCTTTTGTTGACGAGGGAGTTGTTTATGTGGATGGAGGGGTTCTCGACAATGTTCCCGGAATTACATTGCAAGAACGGGGTGCGGGAAAAATTATTTCTGTGGATGTGTTTGGTGATATTTACCCAGACCAAGACAAAGAACTTTGTGCCTATTTTGATAAGGACAATCCTGGGGTAATGACGAACCCACTAGTCCAAATTACAAACTTAATCAATTTTAATGAGATTTTAAGACCCAAGTTTCCACCGATTGGTGATATCATCATACGTTCCATCCTTGCATCCAGTCGAGATCGTATCCGACAAACAGAAAAGATTTCTGATTTGTTTCTACAAATTCCAACAAACAATTTTGGGCTTTTGGATTGGTTTGCTTATGAACGTTTAATTGAATTGGGATATATTTCTTCCATCGATAAAATCAAAAGAAGCAAAGAGAAATTTATAAATCCTTCTTTACAATAA
- the ruvA gene encoding Holliday junction branch migration protein RuvA: MIASLRGKLIQLEMDHLVLDVAGVGYEVHIPFPLHLECKDKMKEEIFLHIFHSITDRGQRLFGFSSRKDRELFQLIKSLHGIGELTALKILSFFHADDLYKIAKEDDRKTLEKIPKVKGKTSEKILFEIKQNLKKLEIFLNDESTKLDSEDRENDLAILALIQLGFDEKTATKQVADAKKLNPTATASEIVKQVITGTR, encoded by the coding sequence ATGATTGCAAGTTTACGCGGAAAATTAATTCAACTGGAAATGGACCATCTTGTCCTGGATGTGGCCGGTGTTGGCTACGAAGTTCACATTCCCTTTCCTTTACATTTGGAATGTAAAGATAAAATGAAAGAAGAGATTTTTTTACATATCTTCCATTCGATCACCGATAGAGGCCAACGTCTTTTTGGATTCTCTAGTAGAAAAGACCGAGAACTTTTCCAACTCATCAAATCTCTCCATGGGATTGGAGAGTTGACTGCCCTAAAAATATTATCCTTTTTCCATGCCGATGATTTGTATAAAATTGCAAAAGAAGATGACAGAAAAACTTTGGAAAAAATTCCCAAAGTGAAAGGAAAAACCTCCGAAAAGATTCTTTTTGAAATCAAACAAAACTTAAAAAAATTAGAAATATTTTTAAATGATGAATCTACAAAACTAGATTCAGAGGATCGCGAAAACGATCTAGCAATCCTTGCTCTCATTCAACTTGGATTTGACGAAAAAACAGCCACCAAACAAGTAGCAGATGCAAAAAAACTAAATCCAACAGCAACAGCTTCTGAAATTGTAAAACAGGTAATTACAGGCACTCGGTAA
- a CDS encoding tetratricopeptide repeat protein gives MAFFIFVGAAVIMLGFLLTFIVGQRRDSYAKALSLATLGNFLDARALVREKLEEDHQNPYGHFVMSKIYAMENDPLNEAKHLEIIKKNNRYTKEIDSVTVSNRIADIYYNKDFFEEAFFHYLDTLQSDRSNPVACLRLGFMALGQKEFKIAEHFFSRIPEEKINQSSYFIAKGVISGVTGGGKEREYFEKAYKLEKSPVSGFLYALSLSRENKHKDAVKTAVAISEQIEDEFVRFTLFQFLMTEAILMQNFPEALKYGRLCMEMARLNAWPSEIIETSIHFAMITIYMGRLDDASEYLIEAEAERLDDPDVVALANLKFRLERGTGTVESLTHEYDLSRELNLLSVNLFPNSRYFELSGMRSSKPFNIKGMVDDAGKKLTSKLDMLGLDKFEKFIGLPGTNFKNQATRMVMSLGYRVTKEMSNPESDGVNLLASSKEDVNKRALFRVRKWKDAKVSDVFLREMTNQMEELGAGKGYVIGNFDVTEAGKKIIAASNGALEMYSGDLFEDLLNKTM, from the coding sequence TTGGCATTTTTTATCTTTGTGGGAGCAGCAGTGATTATGCTCGGATTTCTTTTGACCTTCATTGTAGGGCAAAGAAGGGATAGTTATGCCAAAGCCTTGAGTCTTGCCACACTTGGGAATTTTCTGGACGCAAGGGCTCTCGTTCGTGAAAAACTCGAAGAAGACCACCAAAATCCGTATGGCCACTTTGTCATGTCGAAGATCTACGCGATGGAGAATGACCCCCTAAACGAGGCCAAACACCTCGAAATCATCAAAAAGAACAACCGGTACACAAAAGAAATCGACTCAGTCACAGTTTCGAACCGCATCGCAGATATTTATTATAACAAAGATTTTTTTGAAGAAGCTTTCTTTCATTATTTGGACACCCTCCAATCCGATAGATCCAACCCGGTGGCCTGCCTTCGGCTCGGGTTTATGGCTCTCGGACAAAAAGAATTTAAAATTGCAGAACATTTTTTCTCTAGGATCCCTGAGGAAAAAATCAACCAATCTTCTTACTTCATTGCCAAGGGTGTGATTTCTGGTGTGACCGGAGGAGGGAAGGAGAGGGAATACTTTGAAAAGGCTTACAAATTAGAAAAGTCCCCCGTATCTGGATTTTTATATGCCCTTTCTCTTTCCCGTGAGAATAAACACAAAGACGCTGTAAAAACTGCTGTTGCCATCAGCGAACAGATCGAAGACGAATTTGTTCGGTTTACTTTATTTCAGTTTTTGATGACGGAAGCCATCCTCATGCAAAATTTTCCAGAGGCATTGAAGTATGGGAGATTGTGTATGGAAATGGCAAGGCTAAATGCTTGGCCAAGTGAAATCATAGAAACAAGCATTCATTTTGCGATGATTACTATTTACATGGGTAGGCTCGATGATGCTTCTGAATATTTGATCGAAGCAGAAGCAGAAAGACTCGATGATCCTGATGTTGTGGCTCTCGCCAATTTAAAGTTTAGACTAGAGCGTGGGACGGGAACTGTTGAGTCATTAACACATGAATATGATCTTTCAAGGGAACTCAATTTACTATCCGTGAATCTATTTCCGAACTCTCGGTATTTTGAACTGAGTGGAATGCGTTCGTCCAAACCTTTCAATATCAAAGGTATGGTGGATGATGCGGGAAAAAAACTGACTTCGAAACTAGATATGTTGGGTCTCGATAAATTTGAAAAGTTTATTGGCCTACCTGGTACTAATTTTAAAAACCAAGCGACACGAATGGTGATGAGTCTCGGTTATCGTGTCACTAAAGAAATGTCTAATCCAGAATCCGATGGGGTCAACCTACTTGCTTCCTCTAAAGAAGATGTGAATAAACGAGCACTTTTCCGTGTACGTAAGTGGAAGGATGCAAAAGTTTCTGATGTTTTCCTTCGAGAAATGACAAACCAGATGGAAGAGTTGGGTGCAGGCAAAGGTTATGTGATTGGGAACTTTGATGTAACAGAAGCCGGTAAAAAAATCATCGCAGCAAGTAACGGAGCCCTTGAAATGTATAGCGGAGATTTGTTTGAGGACCTTCTCAATAAAACAATGTGA
- a CDS encoding ABC transporter permease: MIQLTYISFALRLLFRDRLYSMAYGLGGALVFTFFLLAVRIHFHLYSGVSLTSIVSFDQSPQILFYSTSFALMTLFFFHCLHGLGDIGVMMAIGGNRLGCIWLHSLSLFFLFLPSFLLAIIINLGSLNPPSDFGLFSELKSIFSCLVLFIALGLIVSIPTIGISTYIDPYKSIRRQK; the protein is encoded by the coding sequence GTGATACAACTCACCTACATTTCGTTTGCTCTGCGACTTCTCTTCCGGGATCGACTCTATTCGATGGCCTATGGCCTCGGTGGAGCCCTGGTTTTTACATTCTTTTTACTCGCCGTTAGGATCCACTTCCATTTGTATTCTGGGGTGTCCCTTACTAGTATCGTTTCCTTTGACCAATCTCCGCAGATTCTTTTTTATTCTACGAGTTTTGCCCTCATGACTCTCTTTTTCTTCCATTGCCTTCACGGACTCGGGGACATTGGAGTGATGATGGCCATCGGAGGGAACCGATTGGGATGTATTTGGCTACACTCTTTGTCCTTATTTTTCCTATTCCTACCCAGTTTCCTACTCGCAATCATCATCAACCTGGGAAGTTTGAACCCACCTTCGGACTTCGGACTTTTTAGTGAACTCAAATCCATTTTTTCCTGTTTGGTTCTCTTCATCGCCCTCGGATTAATTGTTTCCATTCCTACCATAGGTATCAGTACCTATATTGATCCTTATAAATCGATCCGGAGACAAAAATAA
- a CDS encoding ABC transporter ATP-binding protein, protein MLLRVHSLTKRFGKDEAVSSVSFDVNQGDYVAIIGPSGSGKTTLLSMLTGMLSPTEGDILYDQIKLSQISKQELAEIRARDLGLVFQFSELVGNLTIKENILLPALFTRKFSNDDYIRKCDYLIEHLKLGDIQNSLPRTLSGGQIQKAAIARSLINDPAILFADEPSGDLDPENSYLVQLLLNEYNKRNHSIILVTHDMKLAFDAQTVYEMKNGKFDQVIKGE, encoded by the coding sequence ATGTTACTCCGTGTCCACAGCCTAACCAAACGTTTTGGAAAAGACGAAGCAGTCAGTTCTGTCAGCTTCGATGTCAACCAAGGTGATTATGTTGCCATCATTGGTCCCTCTGGATCAGGAAAAACTACCTTACTTTCGATGTTAACTGGAATGCTTTCCCCAACAGAAGGAGACATTCTTTACGACCAAATCAAACTCTCTCAAATTTCCAAACAAGAACTGGCAGAAATACGAGCGCGCGACCTAGGTCTTGTATTTCAATTTTCCGAACTTGTGGGCAACCTAACCATCAAAGAAAATATCCTTCTCCCGGCCCTCTTTACCCGGAAATTTTCCAACGATGACTATATTCGTAAATGCGATTATTTGATCGAACATTTAAAGTTAGGTGACATTCAAAATTCACTTCCAAGGACCTTGTCTGGAGGACAAATCCAAAAAGCGGCCATTGCTCGTTCCCTCATTAACGATCCAGCCATTCTTTTTGCGGATGAACCATCAGGAGACTTAGATCCTGAAAATAGTTATTTGGTCCAACTCCTTCTAAATGAATATAACAAACGAAACCACTCAATCATTCTTGTCACCCATGATATGAAATTAGCGTTTGATGCCCAAACCGTTTACGAAATGAAAAACGGAAAATTCGACCAGGTCATCAAGGGAGAATGA
- a CDS encoding ROK family protein → MSLGKAIGVDIGGGSIRASLFDESGKELNSKLSPTPEDLNNDKFLKILKDTIRPLASEGQGIGVGSPGPLDNENGLLLSSANMKGLKNLPLKEELKKEFSLPVWYENDANCAALGEAYFGLYKDTESQLILTLGTGVGGGFVQRGVLFSGYLGNGIEIGHTTSVIGGAICGCGVRGCVESYFSTRGFLRRYSEKTNTHLNNAEEFFQLVRNKDQIAEEILHFGTLALAHAVRGAVHLLNPEAVVFVGGITKSYDLFGKTLESEIRSTIFPVLNDRLKIGAGGNLSGALGAASLVFSKEKV, encoded by the coding sequence ATGAGTTTGGGAAAGGCCATTGGGGTGGATATCGGAGGAGGCAGCATTCGGGCCAGTCTCTTCGATGAATCAGGAAAGGAACTAAACTCTAAACTTTCCCCCACTCCCGAAGATTTAAACAACGATAAGTTTTTAAAGATTTTAAAAGATACAATCCGTCCGCTTGCAAGCGAAGGACAAGGAATTGGTGTTGGATCTCCTGGCCCTTTGGATAACGAAAATGGGCTCCTCCTCTCTAGTGCCAATATGAAAGGGCTAAAGAATTTACCCTTAAAGGAAGAGTTAAAAAAAGAATTTTCTCTACCCGTTTGGTATGAAAATGATGCCAACTGTGCTGCCTTGGGAGAGGCCTACTTTGGACTTTATAAAGATACTGAGTCACAACTGATTTTAACTCTGGGAACCGGTGTGGGTGGTGGTTTTGTCCAACGTGGAGTTTTATTTTCAGGATACTTAGGGAATGGAATTGAAATCGGTCATACGACATCTGTGATTGGTGGGGCAATTTGCGGATGTGGAGTTCGGGGTTGTGTGGAAAGTTATTTTTCCACCAGAGGTTTTTTACGTCGTTATTCTGAAAAAACAAATACTCATTTAAATAACGCAGAGGAATTTTTTCAATTGGTACGAAATAAAGACCAAATTGCTGAAGAGATCCTTCATTTTGGAACTTTGGCTTTGGCACATGCAGTCCGAGGAGCCGTTCATTTACTCAATCCAGAAGCTGTGGTATTTGTGGGTGGAATCACCAAATCCTATGATTTATTTGGTAAAACCTTAGAATCTGAAATTAGGTCTACCATCTTTCCTGTGTTAAATGATAGACTAAAAATTGGAGCCGGGGGCAATTTATCAGGTGCTCTTGGTGCTGCCTCACTTGTGTTTTCTAAGGAGAAAGTTTAG
- a CDS encoding histidine triad nucleotide-binding protein yields MENCLFCKIASGEIPSKKEYESENILVFHDITPQAPYHVLIIPKVHISSMNEIGDLDPEIIKEIFQTIPKLTKQNGIAEKGYRLVNNCGNFGGQTVNHIHFHLLGGRHMQWPPG; encoded by the coding sequence ATGGAAAATTGTCTTTTCTGTAAAATTGCCAGTGGTGAAATTCCCAGTAAAAAAGAATATGAATCAGAAAATATCTTGGTGTTTCATGACATCACACCCCAAGCTCCCTATCATGTCCTCATCATTCCGAAGGTTCATATTTCCAGTATGAACGAAATTGGGGATTTAGATCCTGAGATCATTAAAGAAATATTCCAAACAATTCCTAAACTGACAAAACAAAACGGAATCGCAGAGAAAGGATATCGATTGGTAAACAATTGTGGAAATTTTGGCGGACAAACCGTAAACCACATCCACTTTCATCTATTAGGTGGTCGCCATATGCAGTGGCCACCAGGTTAA
- a CDS encoding lysylphosphatidylglycerol synthase transmembrane domain-containing protein, producing MRKLIFGILVSGIAVYFLSKNFDIAEFERLEGKINWWIFPLLFLSNLWAFVPFSIRWYYLLEKKISFAQAFTTSIIGVGLNMVLPARGGDLVRLIMNKRDTELPLTHLFSRIFLEKVMDLGSVVIIGAAALFYMGLGQSKNLSLLLISTLVILGMIVGLVLVRYFLETLRGIAKKIFELIGKHKLYEEKLDHHLVEFSSFLKGDKLLRPVLYSIPTWVFGYAISYYLAGLLIGMPILFPEALLFMFLGGMGVAIPSAPSGIGVFHAAIISGFIIVGRDPGEGLVYATVVHLTQFIITTSLALIAYLYWRLTHEKTENK from the coding sequence ATGAGAAAATTAATATTTGGAATTTTAGTTTCAGGGATTGCTGTTTATTTCCTTTCGAAAAACTTTGATATTGCGGAATTTGAACGTCTAGAAGGGAAAATCAATTGGTGGATTTTTCCCTTGCTTTTCCTTTCCAATTTATGGGCCTTTGTTCCCTTTTCCATTCGTTGGTATTATCTTTTAGAAAAAAAGATTAGTTTTGCACAGGCCTTCACAACATCAATCATTGGAGTTGGCCTCAATATGGTTCTCCCTGCAAGAGGGGGGGATCTTGTTCGCCTCATCATGAACAAACGAGATACGGAACTCCCACTCACTCATCTTTTTAGTCGGATCTTTTTAGAAAAGGTGATGGATCTAGGTTCTGTTGTCATCATTGGTGCCGCAGCCCTTTTTTATATGGGTCTTGGACAATCCAAAAACTTAAGTCTACTTTTAATATCCACACTTGTCATTTTAGGAATGATTGTGGGTTTAGTTCTGGTTCGTTACTTTTTGGAAACACTCCGAGGGATTGCAAAAAAAATATTTGAACTCATCGGCAAACATAAACTCTATGAAGAAAAGTTAGACCACCACTTAGTGGAATTTTCTTCCTTTTTAAAGGGTGATAAACTGCTAAGACCCGTTTTGTATTCCATCCCCACTTGGGTCTTTGGTTATGCGATTTCGTATTACCTAGCGGGTTTACTCATCGGAATGCCAATCTTATTTCCAGAAGCATTACTGTTTATGTTCCTGGGTGGTATGGGTGTTGCCATCCCTTCCGCACCTTCTGGAATTGGGGTGTTTCATGCAGCTATCATTTCAGGATTTATCATCGTTGGTCGTGATCCCGGTGAAGGACTTGTGTATGCCACAGTCGTTCACCTAACACAATTTATCATCACTACAAGTTTAGCTCTGATTGCTTATTTGTATTGGAGATTGACACACGAAAAAACAGAAAACAAATAA
- a CDS encoding VOC family protein, with the protein MSGTRPFKVLGIQQVAIGGESKEKLSKFWVDVMGLTKVSDYKSEKENVDEDILSMGNGPFKVEIDLMQPIDPNKSPKVHDPKLNHIGLWIDKLEECVDYLTKQGVRFTPGGIRKGAAGYNVCFIHPKGNEEFPLCSEGVLVELVQAPEDVIKALG; encoded by the coding sequence ATGTCGGGAACAAGACCTTTCAAAGTTTTAGGAATCCAACAAGTCGCCATCGGTGGCGAATCAAAAGAAAAACTATCCAAGTTTTGGGTAGATGTGATGGGACTCACAAAGGTATCAGATTATAAAAGTGAAAAAGAAAATGTGGATGAAGACATTTTATCCATGGGAAATGGTCCTTTCAAAGTTGAAATTGATCTTATGCAACCCATCGACCCAAACAAAAGTCCGAAAGTACATGACCCAAAACTCAATCATATTGGCCTTTGGATCGATAAACTAGAAGAATGTGTTGATTACCTTACGAAACAAGGAGTTCGATTCACTCCTGGTGGAATTAGAAAAGGTGCTGCAGGCTATAATGTTTGTTTTATCCATCCAAAAGGAAACGAAGAATTCCCTCTTTGCAGTGAAGGTGTACTTGTGGAACTTGTCCAAGCTCCAGAAGACGTCATCAAAGCACTTGGTTAA
- a CDS encoding YbjN domain-containing protein, with product MNQMKKIIVLLFFFSFFEIFPEPPKTKQPDPLAKSANVYHTVDKSMIRKLVVSLGYSIISDEERLMILGYQDSKVGLMFSNETSIQFYSSFNSDKANKVNLANRWNQKMRYSRSYLDTDGRLILESDFDYSGGVSEESIREFLQKFQILNSQFTTLLILAE from the coding sequence ATGAACCAAATGAAAAAAATTATTGTTTTACTTTTCTTTTTTAGTTTTTTCGAAATCTTTCCGGAGCCACCAAAAACAAAACAACCGGATCCTTTGGCCAAGTCTGCAAATGTTTACCATACGGTAGATAAGTCAATGATTCGAAAACTTGTAGTTTCTTTAGGATATTCTATTATTTCCGATGAAGAAAGATTGATGATTTTGGGATACCAAGATTCAAAAGTGGGGCTTATGTTTTCGAATGAGACCTCCATTCAATTTTATTCATCCTTTAACTCTGATAAAGCGAATAAAGTCAATCTAGCAAACCGATGGAATCAAAAGATGAGATACTCTCGTAGTTATCTTGATACTGATGGTAGACTCATCCTAGAAAGTGATTTTGATTATAGCGGTGGGGTTAGTGAAGAATCCATTCGAGAGTTTTTACAAAAATTTCAAATTTTAAATTCTCAGTTCACTACATTATTGATACTTGCAGAATAA
- a CDS encoding S41 family peptidase, whose amino-acid sequence MFHFLFLKEEVNLLHLERKRINISSGYGSAVKAAYSTISIEFYPKDYYEKYKNDPNTIISGPIINSNSDDFILIQRPKEIDAKIAESQRKKRKELSIHFSSLHIDQQKFESILNQIYETTKQNNPNTDQNLLKENIIFSAINGYLEELDHSTKIWKSKTYLTSSEAEKFNVLFKISHQIFRDKKTILCLKVSNFNIYEDNTNAAEAVKKIIQHELHKENNQFAGILLDFRENDEGILSISRNFISLFSSKPVLYSRVDSTKSNSQSPAIGFERITKLPIAILVNETTKGIAEHVAGSLRENENALILGSKTYGDGSIQSRFYFEPKNGYEYKITTSKITLASGYEIEGNGIIPDLLIEDNNQPEGIEKKKDYWNVLKAKTNPNDLAKNSNPNLIAFLKKIEMEKPKIDETTTKDILLEKSLYYFRQYLETNPETP is encoded by the coding sequence ATGTTCCATTTTCTTTTTCTGAAAGAGGAAGTCAATTTGTTACATTTAGAACGGAAACGAATCAACATTTCCTCTGGTTATGGATCGGCAGTGAAAGCTGCCTACTCCACAATTTCGATAGAATTTTATCCAAAAGATTACTATGAAAAATACAAAAATGATCCTAATACAATCATTAGCGGCCCAATTATAAATTCAAACTCCGATGATTTCATACTCATTCAAAGACCAAAAGAAATAGATGCCAAGATTGCCGAATCCCAAAGAAAAAAAAGGAAAGAACTTTCGATTCATTTTTCCTCCTTACATATTGACCAACAAAAATTTGAATCCATACTAAATCAAATTTACGAGACAACAAAACAAAATAACCCAAATACGGATCAGAACCTTCTTAAAGAAAATATTATCTTTTCTGCTATCAACGGTTATTTGGAAGAATTAGACCATTCAACAAAAATCTGGAAATCAAAAACATATTTAACTTCTAGCGAAGCGGAAAAATTCAATGTATTATTCAAAATTTCTCACCAAATTTTTAGAGATAAAAAAACGATCCTTTGTCTCAAAGTTAGCAATTTCAATATCTATGAAGACAATACAAACGCAGCAGAAGCAGTAAAAAAAATCATTCAACATGAATTACACAAAGAAAACAATCAGTTTGCTGGAATACTTTTAGACTTTAGAGAGAATGATGAAGGAATATTAAGTATCAGCAGAAATTTCATTAGCCTATTTTCTTCAAAACCTGTATTATATTCAAGAGTGGATTCAACAAAGTCAAATTCACAAAGCCCTGCCATAGGATTCGAAAGAATTACAAAACTTCCGATAGCAATACTTGTAAACGAAACTACTAAAGGTATAGCAGAACATGTTGCCGGGAGCCTTCGCGAAAATGAAAATGCGCTCATTCTCGGATCCAAGACCTATGGAGACGGAAGCATTCAATCACGTTTTTATTTTGAACCTAAAAATGGTTACGAATATAAAATTACCACCTCAAAGATTACCTTAGCATCTGGCTATGAAATTGAAGGGAATGGAATCATTCCCGACCTTCTGATCGAGGATAACAATCAACCTGAAGGAATTGAAAAGAAAAAAGATTATTGGAATGTTTTAAAAGCGAAAACAAATCCGAACGATCTAGCAAAAAATTCAAATCCGAATCTCATAGCATTCTTAAAAAAAATAGAAATGGAAAAACCCAAGATAGATGAAACTACCACAAAAGATATTTTGTTAGAAAAATCCCTTTATTATTTTCGTCAATATTTAGAAACAAATCCGGAAACACCGTAA
- a CDS encoding ankyrin repeat domain-containing protein, whose product MKQKLLFILVLFILFFTYQCNSRNLRIAASIGEIKKVRIYLNEKTNTENASFSGETPIILAAKFGFAEIVKLLIKANANIEAKDNEGKTALFWAIKNRYIEVTKILLEAKADINTRTNLNVTPLAIASTNGNLEIIKLLVQHNPDPNIAGNSGLTPLMLSSLKGYLEITKLVLSLGSDVNMQDNQGMTAIMYAAKNGRHEIFKLLLEKNSNLNLKDKNDRTVEDFAAEYGQSEVMILLLEHGEK is encoded by the coding sequence ATGAAACAGAAGTTACTTTTTATCCTTGTATTGTTTATACTTTTTTTTACCTACCAATGTAATTCGAGAAACCTAAGAATTGCAGCTTCTATAGGTGAAATCAAAAAAGTTAGGATCTATTTAAATGAAAAGACTAATACAGAAAATGCAAGTTTTAGCGGAGAAACACCGATCATTCTGGCAGCAAAATTCGGATTTGCAGAAATTGTTAAACTCCTAATCAAAGCTAACGCCAACATAGAAGCAAAAGACAACGAAGGCAAAACTGCATTATTTTGGGCTATAAAAAACAGATATATAGAAGTTACAAAAATTTTGTTAGAAGCCAAAGCAGATATAAATACAAGGACTAATCTAAATGTTACCCCTTTAGCCATAGCAAGCACGAATGGAAATCTGGAAATCATTAAACTATTAGTGCAACACAATCCCGATCCAAATATTGCAGGTAATTCAGGACTCACCCCTTTAATGTTGTCCTCCCTGAAAGGTTATCTAGAAATCACAAAACTTGTTTTATCACTTGGTTCCGATGTGAATATGCAGGACAATCAGGGTATGACAGCCATCATGTACGCTGCCAAAAATGGAAGGCATGAAATTTTCAAATTGCTATTGGAAAAAAACAGCAATCTGAACTTAAAAGACAAAAATGATCGTACGGTGGAAGACTTTGCCGCAGAATATGGCCAATCAGAAGTAATGATCCTTTTATTAGAACATGGAGAGAAGTAA